A single Dehalococcoidia bacterium DNA region contains:
- the rplM gene encoding 50S ribosomal protein L13 has product MKTYSTKASDIQRKWHVIDASGKTLGRLSTEIVQLLNGKNKPIYARHLDTGDFVIVVNAEKVKVTGNSKPLQKIYYRHSGYPGGIKAVTFERMMETHPTRVIEYAVKGMLPKGPLGRAIFRKLKVYEGPTHPHGAQVKAASEVEEG; this is encoded by the coding sequence ATGAAAACATACAGTACTAAAGCGTCAGATATTCAACGGAAGTGGCATGTAATTGATGCCTCCGGGAAAACGCTGGGCCGTTTGTCCACGGAGATCGTCCAGCTTCTGAATGGGAAAAACAAACCCATCTACGCGCGTCATCTGGATACCGGTGATTTTGTCATCGTGGTGAATGCTGAAAAAGTGAAAGTGACAGGAAACAGTAAACCCCTGCAGAAGATTTATTATCGGCATTCAGGATATCCCGGGGGAATTAAGGCAGTTACATTCGAGAGGATGATGGAAACCCATCCAACCAGGGTTATCGAATATGCCGTGAAAGGAATGTTGCCCAAGGGTCCGCTGGGACGAGCAATTTTCAGAAAATTGAAGGTCTATGAAGGCCCAACCCATCCCCATGGGGCTCAGGTAAAGGCTGCAAGCGAGGTCGAGGAGGGATAG
- a CDS encoding type III PLP-dependent enzyme — protein sequence MSTNLPTAAVPESVLRLAQNRKTPFLAIDEKSIRDKFQQFREALPACRIFYAVKANSHKRIVKTMHAMGSDFEIASEEELNLLLDCGIAPQKIITSNPVKSVPFIQACHQAGVMDFAFDSLDEIEKLSRYAPGSRVYVRLTVSNEGSQWPLSRKFGVEIDEAAELLITAAKRSLVPYGLTFHVGSQCTNEIAWVNAISKSKRVWDMTAAKGVKLRMLNIGGGFPIHYTDAIPPLSRISRAIEKTVGRDFLESTEVFVEPGRVFVGEAGILVTTVIGKARRGEQNWLYLDVGVFNGLMESVGGFRYSMVTHREGPTRKWVVAGPSCDSMDVISNDKDLPELEIGDKVYILSAGAYTTVYASRFNGFPIPKTYFL from the coding sequence TTGTCCACTAATCTCCCAACAGCAGCGGTCCCTGAGAGCGTATTACGTCTGGCGCAGAATCGAAAAACACCCTTTCTTGCTATCGATGAGAAATCGATCCGGGATAAATTCCAGCAATTCCGGGAGGCATTGCCCGCCTGCAGAATATTCTATGCGGTCAAGGCCAACTCCCACAAGCGCATCGTGAAGACGATGCACGCCATGGGAAGTGATTTTGAGATTGCCTCAGAGGAAGAGCTGAATTTACTACTCGACTGTGGGATAGCTCCTCAGAAGATCATCACCAGTAATCCGGTAAAGAGCGTGCCTTTTATCCAGGCTTGCCATCAAGCTGGAGTGATGGATTTCGCCTTTGACTCCCTGGATGAAATCGAAAAGCTCTCGAGATATGCCCCCGGGAGCAGGGTCTATGTACGGCTTACCGTATCAAACGAGGGAAGCCAGTGGCCGCTGAGCCGGAAATTCGGCGTGGAAATCGATGAGGCCGCCGAACTCCTTATAACTGCTGCCAAGAGATCTCTCGTGCCGTATGGCTTAACTTTCCATGTTGGTTCGCAATGCACCAATGAGATCGCATGGGTGAATGCGATCTCGAAAAGCAAGCGAGTTTGGGACATGACGGCAGCAAAAGGCGTAAAACTGCGTATGCTCAACATCGGCGGTGGCTTTCCTATCCACTATACGGATGCTATCCCTCCCCTCAGCCGAATCTCTAGGGCGATAGAAAAAACGGTAGGCCGTGACTTTCTTGAAAGCACAGAGGTCTTCGTGGAGCCCGGAAGGGTTTTCGTCGGCGAAGCCGGCATTCTGGTGACCACCGTTATTGGCAAGGCAAGGCGCGGTGAGCAGAATTGGCTCTATCTGGATGTTGGGGTTTTTAACGGACTGATGGAGAGCGTGGGTGGGTTTCGATATTCAATGGTTACCCATCGGGAAGGACCAACGCGCAAGTGGGTGGTGGCAGGGCCTTCTTGCGATAGCATGGATGTTATTTCCAATGATAAAGACCTGCCGGAGTTAGAAATAGGCGACAAGGTGTATATCCTTTCGGCAGGCGCCTATACCACAGTTTATGCCTCTCGATTCAATGGCTTTCCCATCCCAAAGACGTACTTCCTTTAG
- the rplQ gene encoding 50S ribosomal protein L17, translating into MAGRKLSRSTSHRVAMYRNQVTDLLKYGKIVTTEAKAKEVRSLAEKMVTLGKAGNLSARRQALAYIYSEDVVNKVFSEIAPRYADRAGGYTRMLRLGTRLGDAATVVQLELV; encoded by the coding sequence GTGGCAGGGCGCAAACTCTCAAGGAGCACAAGCCATCGCGTGGCGATGTATCGAAACCAGGTAACAGATCTCCTGAAATACGGCAAGATTGTCACCACCGAGGCTAAGGCCAAGGAAGTCCGTTCGTTGGCTGAGAAGATGGTTACGCTTGGGAAAGCCGGGAATCTTAGCGCTCGACGTCAAGCGCTGGCCTATATATATAGCGAAGACGTGGTGAACAAGGTATTCAGTGAAATAGCGCCAAGGTATGCCGATCGCGCTGGTGGTTATACCAGAATGTTGAGATTAGGCACGCGCCTCGGCGATGCAGCAACCGTGGTCCAGCTCGAGCTGGTTTAG
- the truA gene encoding tRNA pseudouridine(38-40) synthase TruA, whose product MGGIVKIALLIEYEGTNYYGFQIQTSVPSIQGELEKAISKVTGEVVRLHGAGRTDAGVHASGQVATFETQSGHHPCTFVKALNFHLPADIAIRDACQVEADFDPRRHALSREYRYTILNSPVRLPLTRRWAYLVPRKLNIGAMSEACDMLLGQHDYASFTNKEGGAKNTIRTILGASLKRRGNSVVFDISANAFLPQQVRRTVGCLIRIGLGDMEAAELGEMVVSPKIGTARPTAPSHGLCLIRVNYSYIGFGSQL is encoded by the coding sequence GTGGGTGGAATTGTTAAGATTGCTCTGCTGATTGAATACGAAGGCACGAACTACTATGGGTTTCAAATTCAGACAAGCGTGCCTTCCATCCAGGGGGAGTTAGAGAAAGCGATATCGAAAGTTACAGGGGAAGTTGTCCGTCTCCATGGTGCCGGTCGTACTGATGCCGGAGTTCACGCCAGCGGACAAGTTGCAACCTTTGAAACGCAATCGGGCCATCACCCTTGCACTTTCGTTAAAGCACTTAATTTTCATCTGCCAGCGGATATCGCGATCAGGGATGCCTGCCAGGTAGAAGCAGATTTCGATCCGAGGAGACATGCTCTCAGTAGAGAGTATCGCTATACGATTCTGAATAGTCCGGTGCGTTTGCCGTTAACCCGCAGATGGGCATATCTAGTACCTAGAAAACTGAATATCGGGGCAATGAGCGAAGCGTGCGATATGTTGCTGGGGCAGCATGATTACGCATCATTCACCAACAAGGAAGGTGGTGCCAAGAATACGATAAGGACTATTCTGGGAGCCAGTCTGAAGAGAAGGGGCAATTCCGTAGTCTTTGATATTTCAGCTAATGCGTTCCTTCCTCAGCAAGTTCGGCGCACTGTGGGGTGTTTGATAAGGATCGGATTGGGCGATATGGAAGCAGCGGAGTTGGGTGAAATGGTCGTTTCGCCCAAAATAGGAACAGCAAGACCAACCGCGCCATCGCACGGATTGTGCCTGATAAGGGTCAATTATTCTTATATTGGATTTGGTAGTCAATTATGA
- a CDS encoding KamA family radical SAM protein, with protein sequence MIKTSTILQQQETVARAEEEPPGCSAVFNEAEEEPPGISALTFRNRFFSHVPAESWDDWKWHFRNRITSVEELARYIPLSARELSRLKLVTAKYPLAITPYYLSLIDPCDPDDPIRKQAVPCFDEVALAGMGVEDPLEEKRHSVVPGLVHRYPDRVLMVLTDICPMLCRHCTRKREWRNGEWVRTPAEVEAMLDYIRKHREVRDVIISGGDCLTLTTHRLETVIAAIRRIGHVEIIRIGTRFPVVLPQRIDDELCAMLSKYGPIWLNTHFNHPREITPEAARAVDRLLRAGVPVNNQSVLLRGVNDTVKTQLKLSHGLLRIKVRPYYLFQTDEVQGTEHLRTSVETGIAIIEGMRGHTSGLAIPHYVIDLPHGGGKVPVQPNYVVAQTEDGMILRNYQGNLFQYRNPMSQSRNKNIRRNGKRVGEPVQTILPLPSSPLAAEQPQPQLVGVKR encoded by the coding sequence GTGATAAAAACATCGACAATTCTGCAGCAGCAAGAAACAGTAGCCCGGGCCGAAGAGGAGCCTCCGGGTTGTAGTGCCGTATTCAATGAGGCCGAAGAGGAGCCTCCGGGTATTTCGGCCCTGACATTTAGAAACAGGTTCTTCAGCCATGTTCCAGCTGAAAGTTGGGACGACTGGAAATGGCATTTCCGAAACCGAATCACATCGGTTGAAGAGTTGGCACGATACATTCCCCTATCAGCCAGAGAGCTGTCCCGGCTCAAACTGGTAACGGCCAAGTATCCCCTAGCGATAACCCCTTACTATCTCTCGCTCATCGATCCTTGCGATCCTGATGACCCCATTCGAAAACAGGCAGTGCCTTGTTTTGATGAGGTGGCGCTGGCCGGCATGGGGGTTGAGGATCCTCTGGAAGAGAAGCGTCATTCTGTAGTTCCGGGGCTGGTTCACCGTTATCCAGACCGGGTATTGATGGTGTTAACCGACATCTGCCCGATGCTGTGCCGTCACTGTACCCGAAAGAGAGAATGGCGCAATGGCGAATGGGTGCGTACGCCGGCCGAGGTTGAGGCAATGCTGGACTATATCCGCAAGCACAGGGAAGTCCGCGATGTCATCATCTCCGGTGGTGACTGTCTGACTCTTACTACGCATCGTCTGGAAACCGTCATTGCCGCAATTCGGCGTATAGGGCATGTGGAGATCATCCGCATTGGCACCAGGTTCCCGGTGGTATTGCCGCAGCGTATCGATGACGAGTTGTGCGCCATGCTCTCCAAGTATGGGCCGATATGGCTCAATACGCACTTCAACCACCCGCGAGAGATAACACCGGAGGCAGCGCGGGCTGTTGATCGGCTTTTGAGGGCCGGGGTACCAGTGAACAATCAGTCGGTGCTTCTTCGCGGAGTGAACGATACCGTCAAAACACAGTTGAAGCTGTCTCACGGATTGCTCAGGATAAAGGTAAGACCTTATTACCTTTTCCAGACGGATGAGGTGCAAGGAACGGAACACTTGCGCACATCGGTGGAAACGGGGATTGCGATAATTGAGGGTATGCGGGGCCACACTTCAGGCTTGGCTATTCCTCACTACGTGATCGATCTCCCTCACGGGGGAGGGAAGGTGCCCGTCCAGCCAAACTATGTGGTGGCGCAAACTGAAGATGGAATGATACTGAGAAACTATCAAGGCAATCTCTTCCAGTATCGAAATCCCATGAGCCAGAGCCGGAACAAAAATATCCGCCGCAATGGCAAGCGGGTGGGCGAGCCGGTACAAACGATATTGCCCCTACCCAGCTCGCCTTTGGCAGCCGAACAACCCCAACCTCAGCTTGTCGGGGTTAAACGATAG
- the rpsD gene encoding 30S ribosomal protein S4 translates to MARYTGPVCRLCRRQGEKLMLKGERCVTPKCAVERRQNPPGHRRRTRPRKMSEYGIRLVEKQKVRNIYGVMERQMRRHFAEAETAPGRTGLRMLQILELRLDNAVFRLGFAESRRQARQLVTHGHFTLNGRKTDIASCQVKPGDVIAWNTGRDKLVPYQAALQNITSKTIPGWLSVDNKTLVAKVLSEPSREDIGVTINERLIVEYYSR, encoded by the coding sequence ATGGCCCGATACACTGGGCCCGTTTGTCGGCTTTGTCGACGACAAGGCGAAAAATTGATGCTCAAGGGTGAAAGGTGTGTCACACCGAAGTGTGCCGTCGAGCGGAGGCAAAATCCTCCTGGGCATAGGCGTCGTACGCGCCCTCGCAAAATGTCGGAATACGGCATAAGGCTGGTTGAAAAGCAGAAAGTCAGGAATATTTATGGCGTGATGGAACGCCAGATGCGCAGACACTTTGCGGAGGCTGAAACGGCTCCCGGGCGAACGGGTTTGCGCATGCTCCAGATATTGGAATTGAGACTGGATAACGCAGTTTTCCGCCTTGGTTTCGCTGAAAGTCGGCGTCAGGCGAGACAGCTGGTGACACACGGACATTTCACCCTAAATGGGCGTAAGACAGATATTGCCTCATGCCAGGTGAAACCAGGTGATGTCATTGCTTGGAATACAGGAAGAGATAAGCTCGTTCCCTATCAGGCTGCGCTGCAGAATATCACGTCTAAAACGATACCGGGATGGTTAAGTGTGGATAATAAGACCCTTGTGGCAAAGGTTCTGAGCGAGCCATCGCGGGAAGATATCGGGGTTACGATTAATGAGAGGCTCATAGTTGAATATTATTCCCGATAA
- the speD gene encoding adenosylmethionine decarboxylase has translation MHLIIDGYARDRGKIMDKEFIREFLDTYPQQIQMTKVSTPKVSQYQDSEHQEQGISGFVLLAESHISIHVFPESSYINIDVFSCKDFDPEQVVRGLEQQFGLADVKSYILNRPHSITE, from the coding sequence ATGCATCTGATAATTGATGGATATGCAAGAGATCGCGGCAAGATAATGGATAAGGAGTTCATTCGTGAGTTCCTTGATACCTACCCCCAACAAATACAGATGACCAAGGTTTCCACGCCAAAAGTATCTCAATATCAGGATAGCGAGCATCAGGAGCAGGGAATATCCGGATTTGTCCTCCTTGCCGAGAGTCATATCAGCATTCATGTTTTCCCTGAAAGTTCTTATATCAACATCGATGTCTTTTCCTGTAAGGATTTTGATCCTGAACAGGTGGTAAGAGGGCTGGAACAACAATTCGGCCTGGCTGACGTAAAAAGTTATATTCTCAACCGGCCGCATTCAATCACAGAATAG
- a CDS encoding helix-turn-helix domain-containing protein, which translates to MDPDLLSTEDVGGILKVSKITVQRWCHEGEVPAAKIGKSYRIKKADLDRWYEGKFLKENVFQ; encoded by the coding sequence ATGGATCCCGATTTATTATCAACGGAAGATGTGGGTGGCATTCTGAAAGTTAGCAAGATAACGGTGCAGAGATGGTGCCATGAGGGGGAAGTCCCTGCGGCAAAAATTGGCAAATCGTATCGCATCAAGAAAGCTGATCTGGACAGGTGGTACGAAGGTAAATTCCTGAAAGAAAACGTATTCCAGTAA
- a CDS encoding ATP-grasp domain-containing protein, whose product MRSKIAIVYNDPIPDRYTQFGEADAVSDVLEEVETVNDALKELGYDVINVPLVPPLDEVRETIRNLDVDIFFNLFEGFAGQPDTEPIIAGMLALSGKPFTGSTSPTLFLALDKVKSKEFLIGSGVPTPRYHVLRPETMGRFDLDFPVIVKPPAEDASHGITVDSVVNDSAALARQVQKVCLNYGGSALVEEFIDGREFNSTVMGNQDIHILSISEIVYTLPPELPRLVTFGAKWLPGDIYFENTDPVCPAEIDTELWDQVAETSLSAYRLMGCRGYARIDMRLDAEGRAKVLEVNPNPAIAPRSGAALQARSAGMTYAQFIKRIVSLALER is encoded by the coding sequence GTGCGAAGTAAGATAGCCATTGTCTACAACGACCCCATCCCTGATCGCTACACCCAGTTTGGCGAGGCCGATGCTGTCTCCGACGTTCTGGAAGAGGTAGAGACGGTCAATGATGCCCTGAAAGAATTGGGTTACGACGTCATCAATGTGCCCCTGGTTCCGCCTTTGGATGAAGTAAGGGAAACCATACGGAATCTGGACGTAGATATCTTCTTCAATCTGTTTGAGGGCTTTGCCGGTCAGCCGGATACTGAACCCATCATCGCCGGCATGCTGGCACTTTCAGGAAAGCCATTCACTGGTTCCACCTCGCCCACATTGTTTTTGGCCTTGGACAAGGTTAAGTCCAAGGAATTTTTGATCGGTTCCGGTGTGCCCACTCCCAGATATCACGTATTGCGTCCGGAAACAATGGGTCGGTTTGATTTAGATTTCCCAGTAATTGTCAAGCCGCCAGCCGAAGATGCCAGCCACGGCATCACTGTCGATAGCGTAGTCAATGATTCCGCTGCCTTGGCGCGGCAAGTACAAAAGGTGTGCCTCAACTATGGCGGGTCGGCTCTTGTGGAAGAGTTCATTGACGGCCGGGAATTCAATTCCACCGTCATGGGTAACCAGGACATTCACATCCTGTCAATTTCAGAAATAGTCTATACCTTGCCACCCGAACTGCCCCGCCTGGTTACTTTTGGCGCCAAGTGGTTGCCCGGGGATATCTATTTTGAGAACACCGACCCGGTGTGTCCCGCGGAGATCGATACGGAACTGTGGGATCAGGTTGCTGAAACCTCGCTTTCAGCCTATCGACTGATGGGTTGCCGGGGATATGCCAGAATTGACATGCGACTGGATGCCGAGGGAAGGGCAAAAGTGCTGGAGGTGAACCCCAATCCGGCCATAGCCCCTCGCTCTGGTGCTGCGCTTCAGGCTCGATCCGCCGGAATGACCTACGCTCAATTCATCAAAAGGATCGTATCACTGGCACTTGAAAGGTAG
- the rpsI gene encoding 30S ribosomal protein S9, translating into MNQQLRYYYGTGRRKEAVARVRLYPGNGAIKVNDKPFESTYGTESLKRTALQPLVVTNTLGKFDIVVKVEGGGISGQVGAIRHGISRALLAADENSKPVLRGNGFLTRDSRTKERQKYGFKRARKRKQYRKR; encoded by the coding sequence TTGAACCAACAATTACGTTACTACTATGGCACGGGGCGCAGGAAGGAAGCGGTAGCGCGCGTGCGGCTCTATCCGGGAAATGGAGCCATCAAGGTCAACGATAAGCCTTTTGAGAGCACTTACGGAACAGAGAGCCTAAAGAGAACTGCTTTGCAGCCGCTTGTGGTGACCAACACTCTGGGCAAGTTTGATATCGTGGTGAAGGTAGAAGGCGGCGGGATATCTGGTCAGGTGGGGGCGATAAGGCATGGCATTAGTCGCGCCCTGCTCGCAGCCGATGAGAATTCGAAACCTGTCCTTCGAGGCAACGGATTTCTTACCCGGGATTCGAGAACCAAGGAACGCCAGAAATATGGGTTCAAGCGCGCCCGTAAAAGAAAGCAGTATCGTAAGAGATAA
- a CDS encoding GNAT family N-acetyltransferase encodes MKPNIRPMTSGDKTVIMQILRNTPEFMAEEVVVAEEVMDSYLRDPSGPDYKILVAEVDSSVAGYICYGPTPLTKGTWDMYWAAVDPTKQGKGIGSALWAAAEKNMREANGRLSLIETSGKPSYAKTLRFHQKQGYHEVSRVPDFYDVGDDRLILRKLL; translated from the coding sequence ATGAAACCCAATATCAGGCCTATGACTTCTGGCGACAAGACGGTTATCATGCAGATTCTCAGGAATACTCCTGAATTTATGGCAGAAGAGGTAGTTGTGGCAGAAGAGGTGATGGATAGCTATTTGCGCGATCCTTCCGGCCCTGATTACAAAATACTGGTGGCCGAGGTTGATTCCTCTGTTGCAGGCTATATCTGTTACGGACCTACACCCCTAACCAAAGGGACATGGGACATGTACTGGGCAGCAGTTGATCCCACCAAACAAGGGAAAGGTATCGGAAGCGCGCTTTGGGCAGCTGCCGAGAAAAATATGAGAGAAGCCAATGGAAGGCTCTCTCTGATTGAGACATCCGGAAAACCAAGCTATGCCAAGACCTTACGTTTTCATCAGAAGCAAGGCTACCATGAGGTCAGCCGAGTTCCTGATTTTTATGATGTCGGTGACGACCGGTTGATTCTGCGCAAGCTTTTGTGA
- a CDS encoding ATP-grasp domain-containing protein, translated as MKIGLSYDLKEAVTVGSAQTDDALEEYDSPATVAAIEMAIESQGHSVIRLGGGRDFLTQILQQKVDFVFNISEGRGNYRSRESQVPCILEMLDIPYTGSDPQSLAVCLDKPLTKQLVAAAGICVPKGLVITDSRQLKEIDWAQFPLPAIVKPAYDGSSKGIRFNSRVEDGGQAASVIASLLEQYRQPILAEEFIDGDEVTVGITGNSPPKVLGVMRILPKKKGAYFVYSLEVKRDWEQLVEYECPAQLGDDVLEKINFSSLRTFELLGCRDFARIDFRISREGIPYFLEINPLAGLNPYSSDLPIMVGKLGIGYQALISGILVAALLRYPQCEVR; from the coding sequence ATGAAGATCGGGCTCTCGTACGATCTCAAAGAAGCCGTGACCGTGGGGTCGGCCCAGACAGATGATGCCCTCGAGGAATACGATTCTCCGGCAACGGTGGCGGCAATTGAGATGGCCATAGAGAGCCAGGGACATTCGGTGATCAGGCTGGGTGGGGGAAGAGATTTCCTCACCCAGATACTGCAACAGAAGGTTGATTTCGTCTTCAACATTTCCGAGGGACGTGGAAACTACAGGAGCCGAGAATCTCAAGTGCCCTGTATCCTCGAGATGCTAGATATCCCCTATACAGGCTCTGACCCGCAGAGTCTGGCGGTTTGTCTGGATAAACCTTTGACCAAGCAATTGGTGGCAGCGGCAGGCATCTGTGTTCCGAAGGGATTGGTGATCACCGATTCTCGTCAATTGAAGGAGATCGACTGGGCTCAATTCCCTCTGCCTGCCATTGTCAAGCCAGCCTATGACGGGTCCAGCAAAGGCATTCGCTTCAATTCGAGAGTTGAGGATGGCGGCCAAGCCGCTTCTGTCATCGCTAGTCTCTTGGAGCAGTACCGCCAACCAATCCTGGCGGAGGAATTCATCGACGGGGATGAAGTCACGGTAGGGATAACAGGCAATTCCCCCCCCAAAGTTCTTGGTGTGATGCGCATTCTCCCCAAGAAAAAGGGGGCATATTTTGTTTATTCCCTGGAAGTGAAGCGGGATTGGGAACAGCTGGTGGAATATGAATGCCCCGCTCAGCTTGGGGATGACGTTCTGGAGAAGATCAATTTTTCCAGCCTGAGGACGTTTGAGCTTTTGGGGTGCCGGGACTTCGCCAGAATCGATTTCAGGATTAGTCGCGAAGGGATACCGTATTTCTTGGAGATCAATCCGCTAGCCGGACTGAATCCTTATAGCAGCGACCTGCCCATTATGGTTGGCAAGCTGGGGATTGGCTACCAGGCCCTAATCTCTGGCATACTTGTCGCCGCTCTGTTAAGGTATCCACAGTGCGAAGTAAGATAG
- a CDS encoding glucosamine-6-phosphate isomerase, whose product MRPISKIAPGWWDYTTLDHKILDQAARLTAEDLLGLSRKGFSIKFYDTLEDFFLAQAMEYITAWKQASADKPAGICGPIGPSEQLPLVARLVNELEINLDHCHFWGMDEWVSDGKELEFDHPLSLAGADMRLCFNRIREDLRMPSKNIHFPKVDTRDYIESWDKAHCVIMQGGQGEVKHWAFNDPPRREGKYGDAPPSPKEFRKLTTRLVDLHPLSLIQNARTSGGGMIHNIPTQALTVGPVETWKADKVSIWHPGDDDNPFGIRLTTFMISKKITDAAVPMSLLADHPNLQFNFYRGGISTCEMLMQ is encoded by the coding sequence GTGAGACCGATCAGCAAAATCGCTCCCGGATGGTGGGACTATACCACGCTGGATCACAAGATTCTGGATCAGGCTGCCCGGCTTACGGCGGAAGACCTCTTGGGTCTGAGCCGAAAAGGCTTCTCTATCAAATTCTACGATACCCTCGAGGACTTCTTCCTCGCCCAAGCAATGGAGTATATCACCGCATGGAAACAGGCCTCGGCGGATAAACCGGCCGGTATTTGTGGCCCTATTGGCCCATCGGAACAACTTCCGCTGGTTGCCCGGCTGGTCAACGAGCTTGAGATTAACCTCGATCATTGCCATTTTTGGGGCATGGACGAGTGGGTTTCCGATGGAAAGGAGCTGGAGTTCGATCACCCCCTCAGCCTTGCGGGGGCTGACATGCGCCTGTGTTTCAATCGCATCCGCGAAGACCTGCGCATGCCTTCAAAGAACATCCATTTCCCCAAGGTGGACACCAGGGATTACATCGAGAGTTGGGACAAGGCTCACTGCGTGATCATGCAAGGCGGGCAGGGAGAGGTCAAGCACTGGGCTTTCAATGACCCGCCCAGGCGAGAAGGGAAATATGGAGATGCCCCACCTTCTCCAAAGGAATTCCGCAAGCTGACCACTCGCCTAGTTGACCTTCATCCCTTGAGCCTGATCCAGAACGCCCGAACCTCTGGAGGAGGCATGATTCATAACATACCCACCCAGGCGCTTACTGTCGGTCCGGTGGAAACGTGGAAGGCAGACAAAGTGTCTATCTGGCACCCGGGGGATGATGACAATCCCTTTGGGATACGGCTGACCACGTTTATGATCTCAAAGAAGATCACCGACGCCGCTGTGCCGATGTCACTGCTGGCCGATCACCCAAATCTACAGTTTAACTTCTACCGTGGCGGGATCAGTACCTGCGAGATGCTGATGCAGTGA
- a CDS encoding DNA-directed RNA polymerase subunit alpha — protein MPESVTPTIEYRLVSENCGTFVIEPLGPGYGITLGNALRRVLLSSLTGAAVSEVMIEGIQHEFSTIPHVKEDTMEFLLNVKGIRLRRLSDRPGKLILEASREGEICAGDIKPSADFEIVNPEHVLATLDSRNAKLNVEFTVNIGKGYLAAGHSEGRPLGMLPVDAVFTPVRRVNYRVQKTRVEDKSNYDQLTLDVWTDGTISPDEAVAECARLLIEQFSIFSKLVQMPDKAITVVEKSPLEPENYDMSLDQLGLSMRTLNALRRGGITNVGILLGKSREELLDLRNFGQKSWEEVQDQLVERNLVERIEAEEVASESGDEPASEDKIAEDAEKEEMRRKLQERFNVREEK, from the coding sequence TTGCCTGAGTCAGTAACTCCCACAATTGAATATCGTCTGGTTTCGGAGAATTGCGGGACCTTTGTAATTGAGCCGCTGGGACCGGGCTATGGAATTACTCTGGGCAACGCTTTGCGGCGGGTTCTCCTGAGCTCGTTAACCGGAGCCGCAGTGAGCGAGGTGATGATCGAGGGCATTCAGCACGAATTCTCTACCATTCCGCATGTCAAAGAAGACACGATGGAATTTTTGTTGAATGTTAAAGGAATACGCTTACGCCGCTTGTCCGATCGCCCTGGCAAGCTCATCCTTGAAGCTTCCCGGGAAGGTGAGATCTGTGCAGGTGACATAAAGCCTTCGGCCGATTTTGAGATCGTAAACCCTGAACATGTTCTGGCCACTTTGGATTCACGCAATGCCAAACTGAATGTTGAGTTTACAGTCAATATTGGTAAGGGATACCTTGCTGCAGGTCACAGTGAAGGGCGTCCCTTGGGAATGCTGCCCGTGGATGCGGTTTTTACGCCGGTCAGGCGGGTAAACTATAGGGTGCAAAAGACCCGTGTGGAAGATAAGAGCAATTATGATCAATTGACGCTTGACGTGTGGACCGATGGCACGATCTCTCCCGATGAGGCAGTGGCCGAATGCGCCCGTCTTTTGATTGAACAATTCTCTATCTTTTCCAAACTTGTTCAAATGCCAGATAAGGCAATTACCGTTGTAGAAAAGTCGCCACTGGAACCAGAAAACTACGACATGTCCTTGGATCAACTGGGGCTCTCCATGCGAACTCTTAATGCACTGAGACGAGGGGGAATCACCAATGTGGGGATTCTCTTAGGGAAGAGCAGAGAAGAATTGCTCGATTTGAGGAACTTCGGTCAGAAATCATGGGAGGAAGTTCAAGACCAATTAGTTGAGAGAAACCTGGTGGAGAGAATTGAAGCCGAAGAGGTTGCATCTGAAAGTGGTGACGAGCCAGCTAGTGAAGATAAGATAGCTGAGGATGCAGAGAAGGAAGAAATGAGAAGGAAGCTGCAGGAGAGATTCAATGTGAGGGAGGAGAAATGA